A single Nocardioides bizhenqiangii DNA region contains:
- a CDS encoding flavin-containing monooxygenase — protein sequence MEHEHVDVLIIGAGLSGVGAAAQVRERLPKKTVAVLESRAAKGGTWDLFRYPGIRSDSDMFTFGYTWRPWQSDVALADGPLIREYIDTVAEEYDVDRLIRYQHRITRAEWDTDRARWTVTAVVGDPAAGETVTLTASFLWSCAGYYQYEKGFQPTWPGMADFQGEIVHPQHWPDDLDYAGKRVVVIGSGATAVTLVPAMATGPGAAEHVTMLQRTPTYVLTRARHDPVARLLNRLRMPDRVIYRAARWANILQAVGFYKFSMRWPHRAKALIRKGVARQLPEGVDVDEHFSPPYNPWQQRLCFVPNNDLFKVLRSGDASIVTDTINTFTPDGVRLVSGKELPADLVVTATGFQMQLPFGGIEFVIDGEPLDLPSKMAYKALMLSDVPNFFFTLGYTNASWTLKADLVIDYVCRLLAHLDQHGFRTAVPVPDAAVERRPLMLLSSGYIQRSAHLLPSEGDRAPWRLDQNYLVDRRVINRARIDDGVLRFG from the coding sequence ATGGAGCACGAGCACGTCGACGTCCTCATCATCGGCGCCGGTCTGTCCGGCGTCGGCGCCGCCGCCCAGGTCCGCGAGCGGCTGCCGAAGAAGACGGTCGCGGTGCTCGAGTCCCGCGCCGCCAAGGGAGGCACCTGGGACCTCTTCCGCTACCCCGGCATCCGCTCGGACAGCGACATGTTCACCTTCGGCTACACCTGGCGTCCCTGGCAGAGCGACGTCGCGCTCGCCGACGGACCGCTGATCCGCGAGTACATCGACACCGTCGCCGAGGAGTACGACGTCGACCGGCTGATCCGCTACCAGCACCGGATCACCCGCGCGGAGTGGGACACCGACCGGGCGCGCTGGACGGTGACGGCCGTCGTCGGTGACCCTGCGGCCGGCGAGACGGTCACGTTGACCGCGAGCTTCCTGTGGTCGTGCGCGGGCTACTACCAGTACGAGAAGGGCTTCCAGCCGACCTGGCCGGGGATGGCCGACTTCCAGGGCGAGATCGTGCACCCGCAGCACTGGCCCGACGACCTCGACTACGCCGGCAAGCGGGTGGTCGTGATCGGCAGCGGGGCGACCGCGGTGACGCTGGTGCCGGCGATGGCCACTGGTCCGGGGGCGGCCGAGCACGTGACGATGCTGCAGCGGACTCCGACGTACGTCCTCACCCGGGCCCGGCACGACCCCGTCGCCCGGCTGCTCAATCGGCTGCGGATGCCCGACCGGGTGATCTACCGCGCCGCGCGCTGGGCCAACATCCTCCAGGCCGTGGGGTTCTACAAGTTCAGCATGCGCTGGCCGCACCGGGCCAAGGCGCTGATCCGTAAGGGTGTCGCCCGCCAGCTCCCCGAAGGCGTGGATGTCGACGAGCACTTCTCGCCGCCGTACAACCCGTGGCAGCAGCGGCTGTGCTTCGTCCCCAACAACGACCTGTTCAAGGTGCTGCGGAGCGGCGACGCGTCGATCGTGACCGACACCATCAACACGTTCACGCCCGACGGCGTGCGGCTGGTGTCCGGCAAGGAGCTGCCGGCGGACCTCGTGGTGACCGCGACCGGCTTCCAGATGCAGCTGCCGTTCGGCGGCATCGAGTTCGTCATCGACGGCGAGCCGCTGGACCTGCCGTCGAAGATGGCCTACAAGGCGCTGATGCTGAGCGACGTCCCGAACTTCTTCTTCACGCTCGGCTACACCAACGCGTCGTGGACCCTCAAGGCCGACCTGGTGATCGACTACGTGTGCCGGTTGCTCGCCCACCTCGACCAGCACGGCTTCCGCACGGCGGTGCCGGTGCCCGACGCCGCTGTCGAGCGGCGGCCGCTGATGCTGTTGAGCTCGGGCTACATCCAGCGCTCGGCGCACCTGCTGCCCAGTGAGGGCGACCGTGCACCGTGGCGGCTCGACCAGAACTACCTGGTCGACCGGCGCGTCATCAACCGCGCCAGGATCGACGACGGAGTGCTGCGCTTCGGCTAG
- a CDS encoding winged helix-turn-helix transcriptional regulator has product MDLPPDAFARECASRVVLDRIGDRWTVLIVVALADGAIRFSQLRSRIEGITPKVLTQTLRALERDGVVTRTVFAEVPPRVEYELTELGRDLLAPIDAIRIWAEQHAARIVANRGRYDVAADRLRARS; this is encoded by the coding sequence ATGGATCTCCCGCCCGACGCGTTCGCACGAGAGTGCGCGTCGCGCGTCGTTCTCGACCGGATCGGTGACCGCTGGACGGTCCTGATCGTGGTCGCCCTGGCCGACGGAGCGATTCGGTTCTCCCAGCTGCGCTCGCGGATCGAAGGCATCACGCCGAAGGTCCTCACGCAGACGCTGCGGGCTCTCGAACGCGACGGCGTGGTGACCCGCACGGTCTTCGCCGAGGTCCCGCCGCGGGTGGAGTACGAGCTCACCGAGCTCGGCCGCGACCTCCTCGCGCCGATCGACGCGATCCGCATCTGGGCGGAGCAGCACGCCGCTCGGATCGTGGCCAACCGGGGCCGATACGACGTCGCCGCCGACCGGCTAAGAGCCCGCTCCTAG
- a CDS encoding MerR family transcriptional regulator has protein sequence MVKPNGSATRVTPELLTLDELTARVGISVRTLRFYTTKGLLPPPVRRGRSGYYTPEHVARLELVQELQSHGFTLAAIERYVAGIPADASPEDIALARTMLAPWQSDLPVEMDHRRLETKAGRTLSDDDVATLQALGVLRRRGTTYLVAGNQLAIGLRLLELGFPREVAVAAAAVYQEHGEQMAKELYEVIRDKLAPLYDDAQSDRFREVMERLKPLSVGGLVTAYEAAVARTARNPRA, from the coding sequence ATGGTCAAGCCGAACGGTAGTGCGACACGGGTCACACCCGAGCTGCTGACGCTCGACGAGCTGACGGCGCGGGTCGGGATCAGCGTCCGGACGCTTCGGTTCTACACGACCAAGGGGCTGCTGCCGCCGCCGGTCCGGCGCGGTCGGTCCGGCTACTACACGCCCGAGCACGTCGCGCGGCTCGAGCTGGTGCAGGAGCTCCAGAGCCACGGCTTCACGTTGGCGGCGATCGAGCGGTACGTCGCCGGGATCCCCGCCGACGCGAGCCCCGAGGACATCGCGCTGGCGCGCACCATGCTCGCGCCGTGGCAGTCCGACCTCCCGGTGGAGATGGACCACCGCCGGCTCGAGACCAAGGCCGGCCGCACCCTGAGCGACGATGACGTCGCGACGCTCCAGGCGCTGGGTGTGCTGCGTCGCCGCGGCACGACGTACCTCGTCGCCGGCAACCAGCTCGCCATCGGCCTGCGGCTGCTCGAGCTCGGCTTCCCGCGCGAGGTGGCCGTCGCTGCCGCCGCGGTCTACCAGGAGCACGGCGAGCAGATGGCCAAGGAGCTCTACGAGGTGATCCGCGACAAGCTCGCGCCGCTCTACGACGACGCGCAGTCCGACCGCTTCCGCGAGGTCATGGAGCGGCTCAAGCCGCTCTCCGTCGGCGGTCTGGTGACCGCCTACGAGGCGGCCGTCGCGCGCACCGCCCGCAACCCGCGGGCCTGA
- a CDS encoding acetyl-CoA C-acetyltransferase: MAEAFVYDHLRTPRGKGKATGTLHEVKPVDLAVGLLNELEVRNPGLDTNRVDDVILGVVSPIGDQGGDIAKTAALTAGYPETVAGVQLNRFCASGLEAVNQAAGRVRGGFEDLIVAGGVESMSRVPMGSDGGAWAMDPATALKTSFVPQGIGADLIATIEGWDRDDVDAYAAESHHRAAKAWANGYFEGAVVPVKDRNGITVLDRDETVRPDTSVEGLAGLKPSFAQIGADAGFDNVALEKYHWIEKINHVHHAGNSSGIVDGAALTLVGNEQVGQDLGLTPRARILATAVSGADPVIMLTGPAPAARKALAKAGLEVGDIDLFEINEAFAAVAMRFMRDMGISHDITNVNGGAIAMGHPLGATGAMILGTLIDELQRRDQRRGLATLCVGGGMGIATIIELV; this comes from the coding sequence ATGGCAGAAGCATTCGTGTACGACCACCTGCGCACCCCGCGCGGCAAGGGCAAGGCCACCGGCACCCTCCACGAGGTGAAGCCGGTCGACCTCGCCGTCGGTCTCCTCAACGAGCTCGAGGTCCGCAACCCCGGCCTCGACACCAACCGGGTCGACGACGTCATCCTCGGCGTGGTCTCGCCGATCGGGGACCAGGGCGGCGACATCGCCAAGACCGCCGCGCTGACCGCCGGCTACCCCGAGACCGTCGCCGGCGTGCAGCTCAACCGCTTCTGCGCCTCCGGCCTCGAGGCCGTCAACCAGGCGGCCGGCCGCGTGCGTGGGGGCTTCGAGGACCTGATCGTCGCCGGTGGCGTCGAGTCGATGAGCCGGGTGCCCATGGGCTCCGACGGCGGCGCCTGGGCGATGGACCCGGCCACCGCGCTCAAGACGAGCTTCGTGCCGCAGGGCATCGGCGCCGACCTGATCGCCACGATCGAGGGCTGGGACCGCGACGACGTCGACGCCTACGCCGCCGAGTCCCACCACCGCGCCGCCAAGGCCTGGGCCAACGGCTACTTCGAGGGCGCCGTCGTACCCGTCAAGGACCGCAACGGCATCACCGTCCTCGACCGCGACGAGACGGTCCGCCCGGACACCTCGGTCGAAGGCCTCGCCGGCCTCAAGCCGAGCTTCGCCCAGATCGGCGCCGACGCCGGCTTCGACAACGTCGCCCTCGAGAAGTACCACTGGATCGAGAAGATCAACCACGTCCACCACGCCGGCAACAGCTCCGGCATCGTCGACGGCGCGGCCCTGACGCTGGTCGGCAATGAGCAGGTCGGCCAGGACCTCGGCCTCACCCCGCGCGCGCGGATCCTCGCGACCGCGGTCTCGGGTGCCGACCCGGTGATCATGCTGACCGGCCCCGCACCGGCCGCCCGCAAGGCGCTGGCCAAGGCAGGCCTCGAGGTCGGCGACATCGACCTGTTCGAGATCAACGAGGCGTTCGCTGCCGTGGCGATGCGGTTCATGCGCGACATGGGCATCAGCCACGACATCACCAACGTCAACGGCGGCGCGATCGCGATGGGTCACCCGCTGGGTGCGACCGGCGCGATGATCCTCGGCACGCTCATCGACGAGCTCCAGCGGCGCGACCAGCGCCGCGGCCTCGCCACGCTCTGCGTCGGCGGCGGCATGGGCATCGCCACGATCATCGAACTCGTCTGA
- a CDS encoding DUF4349 domain-containing protein has protein sequence MRPVTRRIPLLLALVAVLLAIAACSSSGGEDGGDSDSAGAREFKDADAPAEAPLDQGVARRDAADSMEVDDASAMSEQGPPDPDDPAQKIIAKGNVSLEADDVGVAAFDVTRIADEHGGEVTERETTTNDDGEISTARLLLRIPVADFDEAFTDLEEAGDLQSSNTGKEDVTTKVIDTQVRIRAQRRSLARVEELLDRAQSISDIIRIEAQLSHRQADLESLERRLTYLNDQTSMSTISVNISLPPKEKKDTKEEPEEAGFLAGLENGWDALKSFGTGTATVAGALLPWAAVLLIIGAPILLLVRRLRRRDGSPDLATPADA, from the coding sequence ATGAGGCCTGTCACGCGTCGTATCCCGCTGCTGCTCGCACTTGTCGCCGTCCTCCTCGCGATCGCAGCGTGCTCCTCGTCGGGGGGTGAAGACGGCGGCGATTCGGACTCGGCCGGCGCGAGGGAGTTCAAGGACGCCGACGCGCCTGCCGAGGCACCTCTCGATCAGGGAGTCGCAAGGCGGGATGCCGCCGACAGCATGGAGGTCGACGACGCGTCGGCCATGAGCGAGCAGGGCCCGCCCGATCCCGACGATCCCGCGCAGAAGATCATCGCGAAGGGCAACGTGTCGCTCGAGGCCGACGATGTCGGCGTCGCCGCCTTCGACGTCACCCGGATCGCCGACGAGCACGGCGGCGAGGTCACCGAGCGAGAGACGACGACCAACGACGACGGCGAGATCAGCACGGCGCGGCTGCTGCTGCGGATCCCCGTCGCGGACTTCGACGAGGCCTTCACCGATCTCGAGGAGGCCGGCGACCTGCAGTCCTCCAACACCGGCAAGGAGGACGTCACCACCAAGGTGATCGACACCCAGGTCCGGATCCGCGCCCAGCGCCGGAGCCTGGCCAGGGTCGAGGAGCTGCTCGACAGGGCGCAGTCGATCAGTGACATCATCCGGATCGAGGCGCAGCTGTCGCACCGCCAGGCCGACCTCGAGTCGCTCGAGCGGCGGCTGACCTACCTCAACGACCAGACGTCGATGTCCACGATCTCCGTCAACATCTCGCTCCCGCCGAAGGAGAAGAAGGACACGAAGGAGGAGCCGGAGGAAGCAGGGTTCCTCGCCGGCCTCGAGAACGGCTGGGACGCATTGAAGTCCTTCGGCACCGGCACCGCCACCGTGGCCGGTGCGTTGCTCCCCTGGGCGGCTGTCCTCCTGATCATCGGGGCGCCGATACTGCTGCTGGTTCGTCGCCTCCGCCGCCGCGACGGCTCACCGGACCTGGCCACGCCTGCCGACGCCTGA
- a CDS encoding NAD(P)-dependent oxidoreductase gives MKIAVYGATGAIGSAVVDEARSRGHEVTGISRRGSGEPSHLAGDALDTELATAVAEKHDVIVSAIGPSRVSDDGTRFVDSIDNLVATLGDRRLVVVGGAGSLEVDGVRLVDSPHFPEAYKGEALKGAASLALLRDASEDVDWTYLSPAPVILPGERTGSYQVAIDTPAGEQISVPDYAVALLDEIEHPQHVRRRFTVAN, from the coding sequence ATGAAGATCGCCGTGTACGGCGCCACCGGCGCGATCGGCAGCGCCGTCGTTGACGAGGCCAGGTCGAGGGGACATGAGGTCACCGGCATCAGCCGCCGGGGCAGCGGAGAGCCATCGCACCTGGCTGGAGACGCCCTCGACACCGAGCTCGCCACGGCGGTCGCCGAGAAGCACGACGTCATCGTGTCCGCGATCGGTCCGAGCCGCGTGAGCGACGACGGCACCCGCTTCGTCGACAGCATCGACAACCTGGTGGCGACGCTGGGCGACCGTCGGCTCGTGGTGGTCGGCGGAGCAGGCAGCCTTGAGGTGGACGGCGTTCGACTGGTCGACTCCCCCCACTTCCCGGAGGCCTACAAGGGCGAGGCGCTCAAGGGTGCGGCGAGCCTCGCGCTCCTGCGGGACGCGTCGGAGGACGTCGACTGGACCTATCTCTCCCCGGCGCCCGTGATCCTCCCCGGCGAGCGCACCGGCAGCTACCAGGTCGCGATCGACACCCCCGCCGGGGAGCAGATCAGCGTTCCCGACTACGCGGTGGCCCTCCTCGACGAGATCGAGCACCCCCAGCACGTGAGGCGGCGGTTCACCGTCGCGAACTGA
- a CDS encoding CaiB/BaiF CoA transferase family protein: protein MTGESFELGQGTGPLRGIKVVEIAGIGPGPHACTILADLGADVIRVERPGGQMLSGGSHDLLTRGRPSVALNLKDPAAAGVVLDLVADADVLVEGMRPGVAERLGIGPDACLERNPRLVYGRMTGWGQHGPWSQAAGHDMNYIAITGTLHGLGQVKEKPQFPANLVGDFGGGSTYLVIGVLAALLEAKVSGEGQVVDAAIVDGTAHLNTMLAAFLAAGTFKEERVSNLLDGGAPYYSIYETADGEHMSVGSLEPQFYALFVELLGIKDQAPGQFEFDRFDEMRDLIAARFKEKTRDEWCAIFDGTDACVAPILKFSEAVDHPHIKAREILVEKDGIVQPQPAPRFSRTEAKLGMPPAPRTGAHTRAALTAWGIDDVDGLIDRGIAVQADD from the coding sequence ATGACGGGCGAGAGCTTCGAATTGGGTCAGGGCACCGGCCCGCTGCGCGGGATCAAGGTCGTCGAGATCGCGGGCATCGGGCCCGGCCCGCACGCCTGCACCATCCTGGCCGACCTCGGCGCCGACGTGATCCGGGTTGAGCGGCCGGGTGGCCAGATGCTCAGCGGCGGCAGCCACGACCTGCTCACCCGGGGCCGGCCGAGCGTCGCGCTCAACCTCAAGGACCCCGCCGCAGCTGGAGTGGTCCTCGACCTGGTCGCCGACGCCGACGTGCTCGTCGAGGGCATGCGCCCCGGGGTCGCCGAGCGGCTCGGCATCGGACCCGACGCCTGCCTCGAGCGCAACCCGCGGCTGGTCTACGGCCGGATGACGGGGTGGGGCCAGCACGGCCCGTGGAGCCAGGCGGCCGGCCACGACATGAACTACATCGCGATCACCGGCACCCTGCACGGCCTCGGTCAGGTCAAGGAGAAGCCGCAGTTCCCGGCCAACCTGGTGGGGGACTTCGGCGGCGGCTCGACATACCTCGTCATCGGCGTCCTGGCCGCGCTGCTCGAGGCGAAGGTCTCCGGCGAGGGACAGGTCGTCGACGCCGCGATCGTCGACGGCACCGCGCACCTCAACACGATGCTCGCCGCGTTCCTCGCCGCGGGGACGTTCAAGGAGGAGCGGGTAAGCAACCTGCTCGACGGCGGGGCGCCGTACTACAGCATCTACGAGACCGCGGACGGCGAGCACATGTCGGTCGGCTCGCTGGAGCCGCAGTTCTACGCCCTGTTCGTCGAGCTGCTCGGCATCAAGGACCAGGCGCCCGGCCAGTTCGAGTTCGACCGGTTCGACGAGATGCGGGACCTCATCGCGGCCCGGTTCAAGGAGAAGACCCGCGACGAGTGGTGCGCGATCTTCGACGGCACGGACGCCTGCGTCGCGCCGATCCTCAAGTTCAGCGAGGCCGTCGACCACCCGCACATCAAGGCCCGCGAGATCCTCGTCGAGAAGGACGGGATCGTGCAGCCGCAGCCGGCGCCGCGGTTCTCGCGCACCGAGGCGAAGCTCGGGATGCCGCCGGCACCCAGGACCGGCGCCCACACCCGCGCCGCGCTCACCGCATGGGGCATCGACGACGTCGACGGCCTGATCGACCGCGGGATCGCCGTCCAGGCGGACGACTAG
- a CDS encoding DEAD/DEAH box helicase, which translates to MTLTFADLGVPAALDAVLAADGITTPTPIQAATLPDSLAGKDLLGRGRTGSGKTYAFALPVVARLSAKGGRANPRRPRALILAPTRELVSQIEAALRPLADVAGLRTATVFGGVGQGPQVSALKRGVDVLIACPGRLEDLIGQGHCDLGNVDITVLDEADHMADLGFLPAVRRLLGQTPRGGQRMLFSATLDNAIDVLVKRFLEQPVVHQADSVQSPISAMDHHVLHVSRDLRIAVLVDLASAPGRTVVFTRTKHGAKALARQLNKSGVPSVDLHGNLSQGARTRNLDAFHSGTATTLVATDIAARGIHVDDVALVVHADPPAEHKAYLHRSGRTARAGAAGTVVTLMTDDQVRDVRALTRAAGVKPTTTKLANVTHPVLQTLAPGDRSLPGGIVPAAGTAPSRPRGSGGGGTGNRSRKPSGQRGGNRGGAPKTGGSGGRSRGNGSSRRTGSGGGHSASSFSGRR; encoded by the coding sequence GTGACTTTGACCTTCGCCGACCTCGGCGTGCCCGCCGCCCTCGACGCGGTGCTGGCTGCCGACGGCATCACCACTCCCACCCCGATCCAGGCCGCGACGCTGCCCGACTCGCTCGCCGGCAAGGACCTGCTCGGCCGCGGCCGCACCGGTTCCGGCAAGACCTACGCGTTCGCGCTGCCGGTCGTCGCCCGGCTCTCCGCCAAGGGCGGCCGCGCGAACCCCCGCCGGCCCCGCGCGCTGATCCTCGCGCCGACCCGCGAGCTGGTCAGCCAGATCGAGGCCGCCCTCCGCCCGCTCGCCGACGTGGCCGGACTGCGTACCGCCACCGTCTTCGGCGGCGTCGGCCAGGGCCCGCAGGTCTCGGCGCTCAAGCGCGGCGTCGACGTCCTCATCGCCTGCCCCGGCCGGCTCGAGGACCTGATCGGCCAGGGCCACTGCGACCTCGGCAACGTCGACATCACCGTGCTCGACGAGGCCGACCACATGGCCGACCTGGGCTTCCTCCCCGCCGTCCGCCGCCTGCTCGGCCAGACCCCGCGCGGTGGCCAGCGGATGCTCTTCTCCGCGACCCTCGACAACGCGATCGACGTGCTGGTCAAGCGGTTCCTCGAGCAGCCGGTCGTGCACCAGGCCGACTCCGTCCAGTCGCCGATCTCGGCGATGGACCACCACGTCCTGCACGTGTCGCGCGACCTGCGGATCGCGGTGCTCGTCGACCTGGCGAGCGCGCCGGGCCGCACCGTCGTCTTCACCCGCACCAAGCACGGCGCGAAGGCGCTGGCCCGCCAGCTCAACAAGAGCGGCGTCCCCTCCGTCGACCTGCACGGCAACCTCAGCCAGGGTGCGCGGACCCGCAACCTCGACGCGTTCCACAGCGGTACGGCGACCACGCTGGTCGCGACCGACATCGCGGCCCGGGGCATCCACGTCGACGACGTGGCGCTGGTCGTCCACGCCGACCCGCCGGCCGAGCACAAGGCCTACCTGCACCGGTCCGGCCGCACGGCGCGTGCCGGTGCCGCGGGCACCGTCGTCACGCTGATGACCGACGACCAGGTCCGCGACGTCCGTGCGCTGACCCGCGCCGCCGGCGTGAAGCCGACCACGACCAAGCTCGCCAACGTCACGCACCCCGTCCTGCAGACCCTCGCGCCGGGCGATCGCAGCCTCCCGGGCGGCATCGTCCCCGCAGCCGGCACGGCGCCCTCACGCCCCCGCGGGAGCGGCGGCGGTGGCACCGGCAACCGTTCGCGCAAGCCTTCCGGCCAGCGCGGCGGCAACCGCGGCGGCGCGCCCAAGACGGGCGGATCCGGCGGCCGGTCGAGGGGCAACGGCTCCTCACGTCGTACCGGCTCCGGCGGCGGGCACAGCGCCTCGTCGTTCTCCGGGCGCCGCTGA
- a CDS encoding 3-hydroxyacyl-CoA dehydrogenase NAD-binding domain-containing protein, which yields MSTDTQTAVRYERDADGIVTLTLDDPNQSANTMNELYRSSMEAAVERLYNEHGDDDSAIRGVVIASAKKTFFAGGDLKLMTQTTKENAPEVFALAENIKAALRRLELFPKPVVAAINGAALGGGLEICLAANHRIAVDDRSVKVGLPEASLGLLPGGGGVTRTVRMFGIQSALMDFLLQGTQFDPQKAKDKGLVNELVASREELVPAAKAWIKANPEASAQPWDAPGYKMPGGNPKSPALAAFLPAFPALLRQQLKGADYPAQKAILSAAIEGANVDFDTASRIESRYLTNLVVNQNSKNMIQAFFFDLQAINSGSLRPQGIEPWKATKVGVLGAGMMGAGIAYVCAKAGMEVVLKDVAVENAEKGKAYSEGILDKAISRGRSTEEKKAELLGRIKPTADPADLTGCDLVIEAVFEDPALKAKVFAEVAPFVNKDALLCSNTSTLPITQLAEGVDRPTDFIGLHFFSPVDKMPLVEIITGKETNEVALAKAYDVVQQIRKTPIVVNDSRGFYTSRVIGYMVNEGMAMLAEGVAPYSIERATLMAGYPAAVLQLSDELNLELMAKIAKATKEGELAAGNDYVEHPGIAVVHKMLEADRPGRLRGAGFYDYEDGKRGSIWAGLAELFPVAEQQPPLEDIKDRMLFAEALETAKCFEEGVITSAAAANIGSIMGIGFPPMTGGAAQFMTGYEDKQTGEIGLDAFLTRADDLAAKYGDRFQATPWLRDLAASGGSFPA from the coding sequence ATGAGCACTGACACCCAGACCGCCGTGCGCTACGAGCGCGATGCCGACGGCATCGTCACGCTGACGCTCGACGACCCCAACCAGAGCGCCAACACGATGAACGAGCTCTACCGCTCCTCGATGGAGGCCGCGGTCGAGCGCCTGTACAACGAACACGGCGACGACGACAGCGCTATCAGGGGCGTCGTCATCGCCAGCGCGAAGAAGACCTTCTTCGCCGGCGGCGACCTCAAGCTGATGACCCAGACGACCAAGGAGAACGCCCCCGAGGTGTTCGCGCTGGCCGAGAACATCAAGGCCGCGCTGCGCCGCCTCGAGCTGTTCCCCAAGCCGGTCGTCGCCGCGATCAACGGCGCCGCCCTCGGCGGCGGCCTCGAGATCTGCCTGGCCGCGAACCACCGGATCGCCGTCGACGACCGCAGCGTCAAGGTCGGCCTTCCGGAGGCCAGCCTCGGCCTGCTCCCGGGTGGCGGCGGCGTCACCCGCACCGTCCGGATGTTCGGCATCCAGTCGGCACTGATGGACTTCCTCCTCCAGGGCACGCAGTTCGACCCGCAGAAGGCCAAGGACAAGGGCCTCGTCAACGAGCTGGTCGCGAGCCGCGAGGAGCTGGTCCCTGCCGCCAAGGCGTGGATCAAGGCCAACCCCGAGGCGTCGGCGCAGCCGTGGGACGCCCCCGGCTACAAGATGCCCGGCGGCAACCCGAAGTCCCCGGCTCTCGCCGCCTTCCTGCCCGCGTTCCCGGCGCTCCTCCGCCAGCAGCTCAAGGGCGCGGACTACCCCGCGCAGAAGGCGATCCTGTCGGCTGCCATCGAGGGCGCGAACGTCGACTTCGACACCGCTTCGCGGATCGAGTCGCGCTACCTCACCAACCTGGTGGTCAACCAGAACTCGAAGAACATGATCCAGGCGTTCTTCTTCGACCTCCAGGCGATCAACTCCGGCTCGCTCCGTCCGCAGGGCATCGAGCCCTGGAAGGCCACCAAGGTCGGGGTGCTCGGCGCCGGGATGATGGGTGCCGGCATCGCATACGTCTGCGCCAAGGCCGGCATGGAGGTCGTCCTCAAGGACGTCGCCGTCGAGAACGCCGAGAAGGGCAAGGCCTACTCCGAGGGCATCCTCGACAAGGCCATCTCGCGCGGCAGGTCGACCGAGGAGAAGAAGGCCGAGCTGCTCGGGCGGATCAAGCCGACCGCCGACCCCGCCGACCTCACCGGCTGCGACCTCGTGATCGAGGCCGTCTTCGAGGACCCGGCGCTGAAGGCCAAGGTGTTCGCCGAGGTCGCGCCGTTCGTCAACAAGGACGCCCTGCTCTGCTCCAACACCTCCACGCTGCCGATCACGCAGCTCGCCGAGGGTGTCGACCGGCCGACCGACTTCATCGGGCTGCACTTCTTCTCTCCCGTGGACAAGATGCCGCTGGTCGAGATCATCACCGGCAAGGAGACCAACGAGGTAGCGCTGGCCAAGGCGTACGACGTCGTCCAGCAGATCCGCAAGACGCCGATCGTCGTCAACGACAGCCGCGGCTTCTACACCTCGCGGGTCATCGGCTACATGGTCAACGAGGGCATGGCGATGCTCGCCGAGGGCGTGGCGCCGTACAGCATCGAGCGCGCCACCCTGATGGCCGGCTACCCTGCCGCCGTGCTCCAGCTGTCTGACGAGCTCAACCTCGAGCTGATGGCGAAGATCGCCAAGGCCACGAAGGAGGGCGAGCTCGCCGCGGGCAACGACTACGTCGAGCACCCCGGCATCGCCGTCGTCCACAAGATGCTCGAGGCCGACCGTCCCGGTCGCCTCCGCGGCGCAGGCTTCTACGACTACGAGGACGGCAAGCGCGGCTCGATCTGGGCCGGTCTCGCAGAGCTGTTCCCCGTCGCCGAGCAGCAGCCGCCTCTCGAGGACATCAAGGACCGGATGCTGTTCGCCGAGGCACTCGAGACGGCGAAGTGCTTCGAGGAGGGCGTCATCACCTCGGCGGCCGCCGCGAACATCGGCTCGATCATGGGCATCGGCTTCCCGCCGATGACCGGTGGCGCCGCGCAGTTCATGACCGGCTATGAGGACAAGCAGACCGGCGAGATCGGTCTCGACGCGTTCCTCACGCGGGCCGACGACCTGGCCGCCAAGTACGGCGACCGGTTCCAGGCCACCCCGTGGCTGCGTGACCTCGCCGCCTCGGGCGGGTCCTTCCCCGCCTGA